Proteins co-encoded in one Chitinispirillales bacterium ANBcel5 genomic window:
- a CDS encoding mechanosensitive ion channel, which yields MPESLLNIKLPDFLLPLLLLATIALVLHFIARRYSVKTLKNMKLKSATRWDKILIQCKVIHRAIHFIPATVISFGLPFVFSETTQAFTNLSKMLNLYYIIVAFGVYEALLSAVRDGYERYEVSKRIGIRGFIQAFKVVGALFCIILLISQLADRSPLYFLSGLGAFTAILLLIFKDSILGLVAGIQLSTMDLVRKGDWIEMPKHGADGDIVDISLTTVRIRNFDMTISAIPAYELVSSSFRNWRGMTESGGRRIMRSIHIDLSSIEFLSSLDVDRLMKIKLLKPYLRHKISEIEKSNEQEFADEDLSCLSNGRKLTNIGTFRAYCIAYLRSHQKVHQGMIQLVRQLEPTPQGLPLQLYVFAKSTVWVEYESIQADIFDHLLAILPEFGLRTFQSVSGADVGNGLKSTLPNFTESPS from the coding sequence ATGCCCGAATCGTTATTGAACATAAAGCTACCAGACTTTCTACTTCCTCTGTTATTACTGGCAACGATTGCTCTGGTTCTTCATTTTATTGCTCGACGTTATAGTGTTAAAACCTTAAAAAACATGAAGTTAAAGAGTGCCACACGCTGGGATAAGATTTTGATCCAGTGCAAGGTAATTCACCGCGCCATCCATTTTATCCCTGCTACAGTGATAAGTTTTGGCTTACCGTTTGTTTTTAGTGAAACAACTCAAGCCTTTACCAATCTCTCCAAAATGCTTAACCTTTATTACATAATCGTCGCTTTTGGTGTTTATGAAGCGCTTTTAAGTGCTGTACGGGATGGCTATGAGCGGTACGAAGTATCCAAAAGGATCGGTATACGGGGTTTTATTCAGGCATTTAAAGTGGTAGGAGCTCTTTTTTGCATTATACTGTTAATCAGTCAGTTAGCAGACAGAAGTCCTCTCTATTTTCTCTCCGGTCTGGGAGCATTCACTGCTATTTTACTTTTGATATTTAAGGATTCTATTCTTGGTCTCGTTGCAGGAATTCAGCTTTCCACCATGGATCTGGTACGAAAAGGGGACTGGATAGAGATGCCAAAGCATGGTGCAGATGGGGATATAGTAGATATCTCTCTTACAACCGTACGGATACGCAATTTTGACATGACCATATCAGCGATACCGGCCTATGAGCTTGTTAGTTCATCATTTAGAAACTGGCGTGGAATGACCGAATCGGGCGGTCGGCGAATAATGCGCTCCATTCATATCGATCTAAGCTCAATAGAATTCCTAAGTAGCCTGGATGTGGATAGGTTGATGAAAATTAAACTTCTTAAACCCTACCTGAGGCATAAAATTTCAGAAATAGAAAAGTCCAATGAACAAGAGTTTGCAGATGAAGACCTTTCCTGCCTTTCTAATGGCAGAAAGCTTACGAATATTGGAACATTCAGAGCCTACTGTATTGCTTACCTTCGTTCTCATCAGAAAGTGCATCAGGGAATGATACAACTGGTAAGGCAACTCGAACCCACCCCACAGGGACTGCCGCTGCAGCTTTATGTATTCGCCAAAAGTACAGTGTGGGTTGAGTATGAGTCGATTCAGGCAGATATCTTCGATCATCTGTTAGCCATTCTGCCCGAGTTTGGGTTAAGGACCTTTCAATCCGTTTCCGGAGCCGATGTGGGTAATGGCCTTAAATCAACTCTCCCTAATTTTACCGAATCCCCTTCTTAA
- a CDS encoding AEC family transporter → MELSRVFEVLRIIFPVFALMGVGKVLRVKNIMDAGNQRFLSDLAYFFALPALIFAELVTQPFGELLNPVVIFGTIIALSLVFILYTAGVLLFRPRRNIASAVIFGSLWANVAYMGFPLISIAFGDDQGLVMAAVVNAISMPLFVTVSFIVMGLFSGREDSGFLNSVKGAVINPVIIAAVLGLFVSWLLSALGYNGVSEKQPPLLLAQIGSAVHTFFKLTGTMGLPLALLAVGGTLSFDSVGKNFLPLSLTIGGKLILLPLVTYFVIQIIFPSAQSTAISVAVVLMATPVAVASSVVSVRYNVEEQFVSSLLAISTALSAVTLPIWLYFLL, encoded by the coding sequence ATGGAATTAAGCAGAGTTTTCGAAGTCCTGCGTATCATTTTTCCGGTCTTTGCCCTTATGGGCGTGGGAAAAGTGCTGCGTGTGAAAAACATCATGGATGCCGGTAATCAGAGATTTTTAAGTGATCTGGCCTACTTTTTTGCGCTGCCGGCACTCATATTCGCTGAACTGGTAACCCAACCATTCGGGGAGCTGCTTAATCCTGTTGTGATCTTTGGGACCATAATTGCCCTTAGTCTGGTATTTATACTGTACACTGCCGGTGTTTTACTATTTCGCCCCAGAAGAAATATCGCCTCTGCAGTAATTTTTGGATCACTGTGGGCCAATGTAGCCTACATGGGTTTCCCCCTGATATCAATTGCTTTTGGGGATGACCAGGGACTGGTGATGGCGGCAGTGGTAAATGCAATCTCGATGCCTCTGTTTGTAACTGTTTCTTTTATAGTGATGGGGCTTTTCAGCGGGCGGGAAGATAGTGGTTTTTTGAACAGTGTTAAAGGAGCAGTAATTAACCCTGTGATAATTGCCGCTGTTCTGGGTCTCTTTGTCTCATGGTTACTAAGTGCACTTGGGTATAACGGTGTATCGGAAAAGCAGCCCCCTCTCCTACTTGCACAAATTGGCTCTGCTGTACACACCTTTTTTAAACTTACCGGAACAATGGGATTGCCACTTGCGCTTCTTGCTGTAGGTGGTACACTAAGCTTCGATTCTGTAGGGAAAAATTTTCTGCCACTTTCTCTTACCATTGGTGGTAAACTGATTTTGCTACCTCTTGTAACCTACTTTGTTATACAAATAATTTTTCCATCCGCTCAATCAACGGCAATCAGTGTGGCTGTGGTACTTATGGCTACTCCGGTTGCGGTTGCCAGTTCTGTTGTTTCAGTCAGATATAATGTTGAAGAGCAGTTTGTATCTTCACTACTTGCTATCAGTACTGCCTTGAGTGCGGTTACCTTACCGATATGGCTTTATTTTCTTTTGTAA